The following are encoded in a window of Clostridium thermarum genomic DNA:
- a CDS encoding glycoside hydrolase family 88 protein, with product MLTAIIKIVLYFMMSAFIVLSLTLMILKIYDYYLIKKEIWLRKGIGQFKTETSWEKAVRDICCKWSVSMPKVQVSDNQHFVLLEKLSRRFYTKELQAWQRGSVMLGLAEYINGNPEEQKTKDIFKDIINVIFDENYNWRDQVRNIDYAVLAYSIMKFPQYDDTFYRPMEKVVNVILDHIGEDGTIFYRKSIPTYRLVDTLGMVCAFLVRFGELYNRPELVNLAIKQIEEYVKYGIHSNLYIPAHGYHVEHKIPLGIYGWGRGVGWYALALLDTYNELQDKHPAKEFIKEQIVLLASAIVKFQREDGGWGHSLLLKDNIYDSSATAVCTYFLGSAICKKIISYEVYNKYVERGIHKLQASTRKNGIVDFSQGDTKGIGIYSFVFRELPFTQGITLRAITAVNSLKYRWGNYEDIISYK from the coding sequence TTGCTAACAGCAATTATTAAAATAGTACTATATTTTATGATGTCTGCATTCATAGTGTTATCATTAACCCTAATGATATTAAAAATCTATGATTATTATTTAATAAAAAAGGAAATATGGCTTCGTAAAGGCATTGGTCAATTTAAGACTGAGACAAGCTGGGAGAAGGCTGTAAGGGATATCTGCTGTAAATGGTCAGTTTCTATGCCTAAGGTTCAAGTGTCAGATAACCAGCACTTTGTCTTATTAGAAAAGCTTTCAAGAAGGTTTTATACAAAGGAACTTCAGGCTTGGCAGCGTGGTAGTGTAATGCTGGGGTTAGCAGAATACATTAATGGTAATCCAGAGGAACAAAAGACAAAAGACATATTTAAGGATATAATAAATGTAATTTTTGATGAAAATTACAATTGGAGGGATCAGGTAAGGAACATAGATTATGCTGTACTTGCTTATTCAATTATGAAATTTCCACAGTATGATGATACATTTTATAGGCCCATGGAGAAGGTTGTTAATGTAATATTAGATCATATTGGAGAGGATGGAACTATATTTTATAGAAAAAGTATCCCTACATATCGGTTAGTAGATACACTGGGAATGGTATGTGCATTTTTAGTGAGATTTGGAGAGCTATACAACAGACCAGAACTGGTAAATTTAGCAATTAAGCAAATAGAAGAGTATGTAAAGTATGGTATTCACTCTAATTTGTACATACCAGCCCATGGCTACCATGTAGAGCACAAAATTCCTTTGGGCATCTATGGTTGGGGCCGTGGAGTAGGATGGTATGCCTTAGCTTTACTTGATACTTATAATGAATTACAGGATAAGCATCCAGCAAAAGAATTTATTAAAGAACAAATAGTGTTACTTGCATCTGCAATTGTCAAATTTCAAAGAGAAGATGGTGGATGGGGACACTCATTATTGCTAAAGGATAACATTTATGACTCCTCCGCTACTGCAGTATGTACATATTTTTTAGGAAGTGCTATATGCAAAAAAATCATTAGTTATGAAGTTTACAATAAGTATGTCGAAAGAGGCATTCATAAGCTACAGGCAAGCACAAGAAAAAATGGAATAGTGGATTTTTCGCAAGGAGATACCAAAGGTATTGGGATTTATTCCTTTGTTTTTAGAGAATTACCCTTTACCCAAGGAATTACACTTAGGGCAATCACAGCTGTAAACTCATTAAAATATAGGTGGGGTAACTATGAGGATATTATATCTTACAAATAG
- a CDS encoding MATE family efflux transporter, with translation MRERLSVNMIANMMSFAVSLLVAMWLTPFIIRSLGSEAYGFIPLTQQLVNYMSVITIALNGMVSRFFTFSIKAGDKDSAERYFNTSLVNSLILSVISSIVLLLIIIYIKRILNVPDSIIFDVRLSLFLYGVIFFLTDIGSSFSMALFCENRMDISGMLGSINTILRSIFIVILLNFFTARLWFVSLGSLIASIIIFTLNIYYFKKLMPGINLNLKKYDLQKLKELFGSGIWSSINYVGAVLFLQIDMLVANWALGAKGAGEYSALLQLSNLLRGFVSTITVVFTPTMIALFAKGKLEELVNYSNKAVKITGIIMALPVGLACGLGGNLISLWLGEEFKGYALLFFLMTIHLSVNLSVQPLFGIFQAANRVRIPAIVTLIMGGVNFTLAIILSITFKLGSYGIVIASIVILTMKNLIFTPLYSSRITGQSSNVYYKGIILPVIGVGAVVIISTVFKAIISINTWTRLFICAGIISSIYLFVVYFLILTGEERNKIKSTVFRRLKMAMQG, from the coding sequence ATGAGGGAACGATTATCTGTAAATATGATAGCTAATATGATGTCCTTTGCCGTATCTTTATTGGTAGCTATGTGGCTTACTCCTTTTATAATCCGCTCATTAGGTTCAGAAGCTTACGGCTTTATTCCGCTGACTCAACAGCTAGTTAATTATATGTCGGTTATAACAATTGCCTTAAACGGTATGGTATCCAGGTTTTTTACATTCTCTATTAAAGCCGGAGACAAAGATAGTGCAGAAAGATATTTTAATACATCTTTGGTGAATTCCCTTATACTCTCAGTTATTAGTTCCATTGTGCTTCTACTTATTATTATTTATATAAAAAGAATATTAAATGTTCCAGACAGCATCATCTTTGATGTTAGATTAAGTTTATTCTTATATGGAGTCATATTTTTCCTCACGGACATTGGTTCTTCCTTCAGTATGGCATTGTTTTGTGAAAATAGAATGGATATTAGCGGAATGCTGGGAAGTATAAATACTATTTTGCGCTCAATTTTTATTGTAATACTTCTCAATTTTTTTACTGCCAGGTTGTGGTTTGTAAGCCTAGGCTCATTAATAGCTTCAATAATTATATTTACCCTGAATATATACTATTTTAAAAAATTGATGCCCGGTATAAATCTAAATCTGAAAAAGTATGATTTACAAAAGCTTAAAGAATTATTTGGCTCAGGTATATGGAGTTCCATAAATTATGTTGGAGCAGTTCTATTTCTACAGATAGATATGCTTGTGGCCAATTGGGCCCTAGGAGCAAAGGGAGCGGGGGAATATTCCGCATTATTACAGTTATCCAATCTATTAAGAGGTTTTGTTTCCACTATAACCGTTGTTTTCACACCTACTATGATAGCCTTGTTTGCTAAGGGAAAGTTGGAGGAGTTAGTAAACTACTCTAATAAAGCTGTAAAGATCACAGGAATAATTATGGCTTTACCAGTGGGACTAGCTTGTGGGTTAGGTGGCAACTTGATATCTTTATGGCTTGGAGAAGAGTTTAAAGGATATGCGCTTCTATTTTTTCTAATGACAATACATCTTTCGGTAAACCTTTCAGTTCAACCTTTATTTGGAATATTCCAAGCTGCCAACCGGGTAAGAATACCAGCAATTGTAACATTGATAATGGGGGGGGTTAATTTTACTTTAGCAATAATACTAAGCATAACTTTTAAATTAGGAAGCTATGGAATAGTTATTGCAAGCATAGTAATTCTTACAATGAAAAATCTGATATTTACACCATTATACAGTTCAAGAATAACTGGACAATCAAGTAATGTATACTATAAGGGGATAATTTTGCCGGTAATTGGAGTGGGTGCTGTTGTAATAATAAGTACAGTATTTAAAGCTATTATTTCAATTAATACCTGGACCAGGCTATTTATATGTGCTGGTATTATTTCCAGTATCTATCTCTTTGTGGTTTACTTTTTAATTTTGACTGGTGAAGAAAGAAATAAAATTAAGAGTACTGTGTTCAGGAGACTGAAGATGGCTATGCAGGGGTGA
- a CDS encoding glycosyltransferase family 4 protein yields the protein MRILYLTNRIPIPAHYNGCTLINYHVLKYLSKKHEIDLVTFHNEDIEFTEKATAELCSKLVTVKNDERYNIKRNSKYSYLVRTYPDFAYVKSNNMEKAIKDLLSYNNYDVIYTDKLNLCQYTMRYKEIPKIITPHDSMSLLLNTYEKNTANLKNKLLLKIERRKMERYEKEVYQYYDNCIFVSQKDIDFVRNFYPGFSATTIANGVDVHYFYPNSEVNVEPDTVIYSGIMDYKPNVDAMIYFIDKILPRVREKIPNVKLYIVGKNPTKAIRDLSRIKNVFVTGYVDDIRKYLWMGNVYVSPLVSGAGIKNKILEAMATGIPIVATPLSCDGIDVKDGQELLIRNNADEFAKGVIELITNKKAQMLLKENARSKILKKYSWESCARAYEHILMLTASRRKV from the coding sequence ATGAGGATATTATATCTTACAAATAGGATACCAATACCAGCCCATTATAATGGCTGTACATTAATAAATTATCACGTGCTTAAGTATTTATCAAAAAAACATGAAATTGATCTTGTTACTTTTCATAATGAAGATATTGAATTTACAGAGAAAGCCACAGCAGAACTGTGCAGCAAATTGGTAACTGTAAAAAATGATGAGAGATACAATATTAAAAGAAATAGTAAGTATTCATATTTAGTTAGAACATATCCTGATTTTGCATATGTAAAGTCAAATAATATGGAAAAAGCAATAAAGGATTTATTGTCTTATAATAACTACGATGTTATATACACAGATAAACTAAATTTATGTCAATATACTATGAGATATAAAGAAATTCCCAAGATCATTACTCCTCATGATAGTATGTCATTATTATTGAATACCTATGAAAAAAATACTGCAAATTTGAAGAATAAGTTACTACTAAAAATAGAAAGACGAAAAATGGAGAGATATGAAAAAGAGGTTTACCAGTATTATGATAACTGCATATTTGTATCTCAAAAAGATATAGATTTTGTAAGGAATTTTTATCCTGGTTTTTCAGCAACTACAATAGCGAATGGTGTAGATGTTCATTACTTCTATCCTAATAGTGAAGTGAATGTAGAGCCGGATACTGTTATTTATAGTGGAATTATGGATTATAAGCCTAATGTGGATGCAATGATTTATTTTATTGATAAAATATTACCGAGAGTAAGAGAAAAAATACCAAATGTTAAATTATATATAGTAGGTAAAAATCCAACTAAGGCAATAAGGGACTTAAGTAGGATAAAGAATGTCTTTGTTACTGGATATGTTGATGACATCAGAAAATATCTGTGGATGGGAAACGTATACGTTTCGCCGTTAGTATCCGGAGCAGGTATTAAGAATAAAATACTTGAAGCCATGGCAACAGGTATACCTATAGTAGCAACACCGTTAAGCTGTGATGGGATAGATGTAAAAGATGGACAAGAATTACTAATCAGAAATAATGCAGATGAATTTGCAAAGGGTGTAATTGAACTAATAACTAATAAGAAAGCCCAAATGCTATTGAAAGAAAATGCCAGGAGCAAAATACTTAAAAAATATTCATGGGAGAGTTGTGCTAGGGCTTACGAGCATATATTAATGCTTACTGCCAGCAGGAGAAAGGTCTGA
- a CDS encoding ABC transporter ATP-binding protein, translating to MKDILIKSKWLYKHFSQFKLFLLFSIGLSAIQSGLNVYKAVLGKNLIDEAASGQLSSAMKLLFILAGVLIFEVVLYSLTSYITTYCSTDLTNKVQNNLFHHITYSLWIESSKYHSGNLLTRITDDVTIVTNLFVSTIPSIISFTVLLITSFVALLFYAPELAIISLLAAPVILALSRVFAGKIRRLHIEAQQTESTYRSFIQETLQNSLIVKTFCLERSTMDSLDHIQRKKLKIALSRSFISIVSNVILFIGSLFNYFLVFLWGAFKLSAGTGSFGTLTALLQLSGNIQGPMSKLASSFPQIITAFASAERLMEIEAINLEPKKSIAPNTLLNNIKHPSIEFNDICFSYTPNVPILKNISFNIPSGSTVALIGPSGEGKTTLIRLILSLVNEQQGKKFIAHENKLIGLSPDTRELISYVPQGNTLFSGSISDNLRYGNYDATDDELIEALQVSSAWEFVEKFPAKLNALIGERGTGISEGQAQRLAIARALLRKRPILILDEATSALDAETEVNILQELRTLPYKPTIIIITHRASALSICNMVLKLDKGHLHDVTNLLKSETAIEIL from the coding sequence ATGAAAGACATACTAATAAAGTCCAAGTGGCTTTACAAACACTTTTCTCAATTTAAGCTGTTTTTACTTTTCTCTATCGGTCTCAGCGCCATACAGTCCGGTCTTAATGTTTATAAGGCAGTGCTTGGGAAAAATTTAATTGATGAAGCAGCTTCAGGCCAACTCTCCAGCGCAATGAAACTTTTATTCATATTAGCAGGAGTTCTAATCTTTGAAGTTGTTTTATATTCTCTTACTTCATATATAACCACATATTGCTCAACGGATTTGACCAATAAAGTCCAAAATAACTTGTTTCATCACATTACATACAGCCTATGGATTGAATCTTCAAAGTACCATAGTGGAAATCTTCTTACCAGAATAACTGATGATGTAACAATAGTGACAAACCTATTCGTTAGTACAATCCCAAGCATAATATCCTTTACCGTTTTATTGATAACTTCATTTGTTGCACTATTATTTTACGCACCTGAATTGGCAATAATAAGTCTATTAGCAGCCCCAGTAATACTAGCTCTAAGTAGGGTATTTGCCGGAAAAATACGAAGACTTCATATTGAGGCTCAGCAAACAGAGTCTACCTATAGATCCTTTATTCAGGAAACATTACAAAACAGTCTGATTGTTAAAACCTTTTGCTTAGAAAGGTCCACCATGGATAGTCTTGATCATATTCAGCGGAAGAAACTAAAAATAGCTTTATCCCGTAGTTTTATAAGTATAGTTTCAAATGTGATACTTTTCATAGGTTCACTATTTAACTATTTCCTTGTATTTTTATGGGGAGCCTTTAAATTATCTGCCGGTACAGGGTCCTTCGGTACACTAACAGCCCTGTTGCAGCTAAGTGGAAATATTCAAGGTCCTATGTCTAAACTGGCCAGTTCATTTCCCCAAATAATAACGGCCTTTGCTTCAGCGGAAAGACTTATGGAAATTGAAGCCATAAATCTTGAACCTAAAAAATCTATTGCACCTAATACGCTTTTAAATAACATAAAGCATCCTTCCATTGAGTTTAATGATATATGTTTTAGCTACACTCCAAATGTGCCAATACTTAAAAATATCTCTTTCAATATACCTTCCGGAAGTACTGTTGCACTTATAGGTCCCTCTGGTGAAGGAAAAACCACATTAATCAGGCTAATATTATCTTTAGTTAATGAGCAACAAGGAAAAAAATTCATAGCCCATGAAAACAAACTAATTGGTTTAAGTCCTGATACAAGAGAACTGATATCTTATGTTCCTCAAGGTAACACACTGTTCTCCGGAAGTATTTCAGATAATTTAAGATATGGAAACTATGATGCCACAGATGATGAATTAATTGAAGCACTGCAGGTATCTTCCGCTTGGGAATTTGTTGAGAAATTTCCGGCCAAGCTAAATGCATTAATAGGAGAAAGAGGGACTGGCATATCTGAAGGACAAGCTCAAAGGCTTGCCATTGCACGTGCACTGCTGCGTAAACGTCCTATTCTTATTTTAGATGAAGCAACCTCTGCTTTAGATGCTGAAACAGAAGTAAACATTCTGCAGGAGCTCAGAACCCTTCCTTATAAACCTACAATTATCATAATAACTCACAGGGCATCGGCCTTATCTATATGCAACATGGTGCTTAAGCTTGATAAGGGGCACTTACATGACGTCACAAATCTCCTTAAATCAGAAACTGCTATTGAAATTTTATAA
- a CDS encoding right-handed parallel beta-helix repeat-containing protein → MASLNSRHLDMNTGDRLVVDQDYNDLTIDGYSYKLQNLTYVPGGDLSKALNMEVTPNSYIIFNYKKLSDYVVELNKFGVKNNGTSPVETAIGINNALQFAKEKGFTKVILPKGEYCISENISIIMLDNMTLDLNGSTLKINPNGKQGTTMINFTACKNARLINGTLLGDRYEHDYTTIKGSHEWNCGVVFNDCENCEMDNITVRSFTGYGVSSSLGKNISNLITGVTKSNLEIGGITEEGILNSTGGTIRTIQPMDISGTGTELELGYNKGYMGYPYIYAKTYDAYFYNRDMNFISSFKMCRQYKKVPIPQGAVYVHFVFHQATVPTKGDTDFYNTTVFLTNYRSPYRIKITNCLIEDNRCLGMGLCGGRDFLIENNILKNNKGGAPGYAIDMEDGWEYMDGYIFRGNTFVENGGDVVVPAGDNIIFDNNHFTSTVNMYGRATNYRFNNNKFESTGLGVYYEYSTNTVCSGNIYINTKVNIVKKDLDAKIAIDNERFINTSINSLPPGEEITNSSIITDASMSVRLAGVYRGCTINCQKGDYISAQLYDCIVQGTNLNCQGEVSFQSCHFINTISSTTSNTKAIVARKCKFTDSKILVATWAAVSVVDVQNGEISMLSGNNSFIDISAGKMQSLIFKNNKVNNQITKPVFNIYDSTYSLPNGKAVIEGNSFTLSKYAYVFDGVNIGSGVFIFTAKDNLVVGAELLSSKYISNQFFIIYN, encoded by the coding sequence ATGGCAAGCTTAAACTCAAGGCATTTAGACATGAATACCGGTGACAGATTAGTAGTGGATCAAGATTATAATGACTTGACCATTGATGGATATAGCTATAAGTTGCAAAATTTAACTTATGTTCCTGGTGGCGACCTCTCAAAGGCATTAAATATGGAAGTTACCCCAAACTCATACATCATCTTTAACTATAAAAAACTTTCAGATTATGTTGTTGAATTAAATAAATTTGGGGTAAAGAATAATGGTACAAGTCCCGTGGAAACCGCCATTGGAATAAATAATGCTCTTCAGTTTGCTAAGGAAAAGGGTTTTACTAAGGTAATACTACCAAAAGGGGAATACTGCATAAGTGAAAATATTTCTATAATAATGTTGGATAATATGACCTTGGATCTTAATGGATCTACCCTTAAAATTAATCCTAATGGCAAACAAGGCACTACTATGATAAATTTCACTGCATGTAAGAACGCAAGATTAATAAATGGCACCCTGCTGGGAGATAGGTATGAACATGATTATACTACTATAAAGGGATCCCATGAGTGGAATTGTGGTGTAGTTTTCAATGACTGCGAAAACTGTGAAATGGATAACATTACTGTCAGGAGCTTTACCGGTTACGGAGTTTCCTCTTCTCTAGGTAAAAATATATCAAATCTGATAACAGGAGTAACAAAATCTAATCTTGAAATTGGGGGAATAACCGAGGAGGGGATTTTAAACAGTACGGGAGGAACTATTAGAACTATCCAGCCCATGGATATAAGTGGAACGGGAACAGAACTTGAATTGGGATATAATAAAGGATATATGGGATATCCATATATTTATGCCAAAACCTATGATGCGTACTTCTATAATAGAGATATGAATTTTATATCTTCATTTAAGATGTGCAGGCAATACAAAAAGGTCCCTATTCCCCAGGGGGCTGTATATGTGCACTTTGTATTCCATCAAGCTACTGTTCCTACAAAGGGAGACACTGATTTTTATAATACAACTGTATTCCTAACCAATTACAGAAGCCCTTATAGAATAAAGATAACAAATTGTCTAATTGAAGATAATAGATGCCTGGGTATGGGTTTATGCGGAGGAAGAGATTTTCTTATAGAAAATAATATTTTAAAAAATAATAAAGGGGGGGCACCAGGATATGCCATAGATATGGAGGACGGTTGGGAGTACATGGATGGCTATATCTTTAGAGGAAATACTTTCGTGGAAAATGGTGGAGATGTGGTAGTTCCTGCCGGAGATAATATTATTTTTGATAATAACCATTTCACTAGTACTGTTAATATGTATGGAAGAGCAACTAACTATAGATTTAATAATAATAAGTTTGAAAGCACAGGTTTAGGTGTTTATTATGAGTACTCAACAAACACTGTATGTTCAGGTAATATCTATATTAATACCAAGGTTAATATTGTGAAGAAAGACCTGGATGCAAAAATAGCAATTGATAATGAGAGGTTTATTAATACATCTATAAATTCACTGCCACCAGGAGAAGAAATTACAAATTCGTCAATAATAACAGATGCTTCCATGTCAGTGAGATTAGCGGGTGTATATAGAGGATGTACTATAAACTGTCAAAAGGGAGACTATATCTCAGCGCAGCTGTATGATTGCATAGTACAGGGAACAAACTTAAACTGCCAGGGAGAGGTTAGCTTTCAATCATGTCATTTTATCAATACTATCAGCAGTACCACCAGCAATACTAAAGCTATTGTGGCAAGAAAGTGTAAGTTTACTGACAGTAAAATCTTAGTAGCCACATGGGCGGCAGTTTCTGTAGTAGATGTTCAGAATGGTGAGATAAGTATGCTGTCCGGTAATAATTCATTTATAGATATATCTGCTGGCAAAATGCAGAGTCTGATATTTAAGAATAATAAAGTAAATAATCAAATTACCAAGCCGGTCTTTAATATATATGATTCAACTTACAGCCTGCCAAATGGAAAGGCAGTAATAGAAGGAAATAGTTTTACTTTGAGTAAGTATGCCTATGTATTTGATGGTGTAAATATCGGGAGCGGAGTTTTTATATTTACTGCTAAGGATAATCTGGTAGTTGGTGCAGAGCTTTTAAGTTCCAAGTATATTAGCAATCAATTTTTTATCATTTATAATTAA
- a CDS encoding lasso peptide biosynthesis PqqD family chaperone, whose amino-acid sequence MKGNITLNHNNIISRKTGIDTTDLDNDKVMMDLNKGKYYVMNEIASDIWESISQPKTVQDIIKDLMGIYEVDEEECTRCTIEYLIKLHHEELICVN is encoded by the coding sequence ATGAAGGGAAATATAACCTTGAATCATAACAATATAATAAGCAGAAAAACTGGTATTGATACTACCGATTTAGATAATGACAAAGTAATGATGGATTTAAATAAAGGAAAGTATTATGTTATGAATGAAATTGCTTCAGATATTTGGGAAAGTATTAGCCAGCCTAAAACTGTGCAAGATATTATCAAAGACCTCATGGGTATATATGAGGTGGATGAAGAAGAATGTACTCGATGTACAATTGAGTATCTGATAAAGTTACATCATGAAGAACTTATTTGTGTTAATTAA
- a CDS encoding nucleotidyltransferase domain-containing protein, with protein sequence MNSVQSHLIDFLSFSIQGKKTSAKNISKKDLHWLIKEVKAHNIQGLVYCGIDNIQYLESIDKELIDSCRKDVFVGGILQIQHINQLKKVFLEFNNNRIPVIALKGIFLRNLYPRPEQRTMCDADILVHKEDLQRVRELLTRLGYTESEDSTPAHISFQHERYLPIEVHWSLFDSRYFRTTSMLQDEVWQKAEMKQIDEVQVLSLCPEDFLLHLCVHMAIHMRSSGFGLRQLCDVTQFIRAARWSIDWPHFQKIIKESNIERFCLSILKACEKLFHLDLPSELDFCDKIDKKYINILISDIFSSGVHGNRSMHQTFGNTLLNSNVVFGENSPVKINSVLKIIFPPANVLSHSYSYAKKCKPLLPVAWVHHLLAGIFNKRYSFIDKLSFLLLSDLTFKRRLRLIKALDLQK encoded by the coding sequence ATGAATAGTGTACAAAGTCATTTAATAGACTTCTTGTCCTTCTCTATACAAGGCAAAAAGACTTCTGCTAAAAATATAAGTAAGAAAGATCTTCATTGGCTCATTAAAGAAGTTAAGGCCCATAATATTCAAGGTCTTGTATACTGCGGCATTGATAATATCCAATACTTGGAATCTATTGATAAAGAGCTAATTGACTCTTGTAGAAAAGATGTCTTTGTAGGCGGAATTCTACAAATTCAACATATTAACCAGTTAAAAAAAGTTTTTCTTGAGTTTAACAATAATCGTATACCCGTAATAGCCCTTAAAGGAATCTTTCTGAGAAACCTCTATCCTCGCCCTGAGCAAAGAACTATGTGTGATGCAGACATATTAGTACACAAAGAAGATTTACAGAGGGTAAGAGAGCTTCTTACAAGGCTTGGGTATACTGAGTCAGAGGATTCAACTCCGGCACATATAAGCTTTCAACATGAAAGGTACCTGCCAATCGAGGTTCATTGGAGTCTATTTGACAGCCGTTATTTTAGAACTACTTCTATGCTTCAAGATGAGGTATGGCAGAAAGCAGAGATGAAACAAATAGATGAAGTTCAGGTACTCAGTCTATGCCCGGAAGACTTCCTACTTCATCTATGCGTTCATATGGCTATCCATATGAGAAGCAGCGGCTTTGGCCTGCGGCAATTATGTGATGTGACTCAATTTATTAGGGCAGCAAGATGGAGTATAGATTGGCCTCACTTTCAAAAGATTATAAAGGAATCTAACATTGAAAGGTTCTGCTTATCTATCTTAAAGGCATGTGAAAAATTATTCCACTTAGACCTTCCCTCAGAGCTGGACTTTTGTGATAAGATAGATAAAAAATATATCAACATACTTATATCTGATATATTCTCCAGTGGGGTTCACGGAAACCGAAGTATGCACCAGACCTTTGGAAATACATTGCTTAATTCAAACGTTGTCTTTGGTGAAAATAGCCCGGTAAAAATAAATAGTGTCCTTAAAATAATATTTCCCCCAGCAAATGTATTATCTCACAGCTATAGTTATGCTAAAAAATGTAAACCACTGCTGCCGGTGGCATGGGTACATCATTTGCTGGCAGGTATTTTTAATAAAAGGTATTCCTTTATAGATAAGTTAAGCTTCTTATTATTGTCCGATCTTACCTTTAAAAGAAGACTTAGGCTCATAAAAGCTTTAGACCTACAGAAATAA
- a CDS encoding lasso peptide biosynthesis B2 protein, with protein sequence MKNLFVLIKKLHALKDINTGYRLLLIEAIILLGYFRIAVLVFPFRRVRKIIEKSRKKVEKDSVGTGYELIWKVRWAVSLASKYTPWQSKCLVQAATVHRMLKKRNINSTIYLGVGIEKDRNILAHAWVKYGDVTVIGESEKGFFKEVAKLS encoded by the coding sequence ATGAAGAACTTATTTGTGTTAATTAAAAAGCTGCATGCACTTAAAGACATTAACACAGGTTACAGGCTTTTATTGATTGAAGCAATTATCTTATTAGGATATTTCCGGATTGCTGTGCTGGTTTTTCCCTTTAGGAGAGTAAGAAAGATTATTGAAAAGAGCAGAAAGAAAGTTGAAAAAGATTCAGTGGGGACGGGATATGAATTGATCTGGAAAGTTAGATGGGCAGTTAGCCTTGCAAGCAAGTATACACCATGGCAGAGTAAATGCTTAGTTCAAGCAGCCACTGTACATAGGATGCTTAAAAAAAGAAATATAAATAGCACCATATACTTGGGAGTTGGTATAGAAAAGGATAGAAACATATTAGCTCACGCTTGGGTGAAGTACGGGGATGTAACTGTTATT